The Persephonella hydrogeniphila genome has a window encoding:
- a CDS encoding F0F1 ATP synthase subunit gamma: protein MAKLSPRDIKRKIQGIKNTQRITKAMKAVSAAKLNKARAMLNATRPYSERLYDLINDLAMFVDRDIHPLLKIREERKIDYIVITADRGLAGAFNSYVIKRTLSDVKKFQEEGKEVNLILIGRKAVQFFKNKGFNIIEEYEDIYRDHLNLAFTSKVGGIIAERYENEKTDAVYLINNELITTATYETKVRKLFPIEPELDFNKLSELSRYNIEPSAEEVLEELLKRYINFQLYRALVESSTAEHAARMLAMDNATRNAGEAIKRWTIIFNKARQEAITTELIDIINAANAIE, encoded by the coding sequence ATGGCAAAGCTCTCACCAAGGGATATTAAAAGGAAGATACAGGGTATAAAAAATACACAGCGTATAACAAAGGCAATGAAGGCGGTTTCTGCCGCCAAGCTTAATAAAGCAAGAGCTATGCTTAATGCTACACGTCCTTATTCAGAAAGGCTGTACGATCTTATAAATGATCTTGCAATGTTTGTAGACAGGGATATACATCCCCTTTTGAAAATCAGAGAAGAACGTAAAATAGACTATATAGTGATAACTGCAGATAGAGGTCTTGCAGGTGCTTTTAACTCCTATGTGATTAAAAGAACACTATCAGATGTAAAAAAATTTCAGGAAGAAGGAAAAGAGGTAAATCTTATTCTGATAGGGAGAAAAGCTGTTCAATTCTTTAAAAACAAAGGCTTCAATATAATAGAGGAGTATGAAGATATCTATAGAGATCATCTCAATCTTGCATTTACATCAAAGGTAGGTGGAATTATAGCAGAAAGATACGAAAACGAAAAAACAGATGCTGTTTATCTCATAAATAATGAACTTATAACAACAGCAACTTATGAAACAAAGGTAAGAAAGCTGTTCCCTATAGAACCTGAGCTTGATTTTAATAAACTCTCAGAGCTGTCAAGGTATAATATAGAGCCTTCTGCTGAAGAGGTATTAGAAGAACTGCTTAAGAGATATATAAATTTTCAGCTTTATAGAGCCCTTGTTGAATCTTCAACAGCAGAACATGCAGCGAGAATGCTTGCGATGGATAATGCCACAAGAAATGCAGGTGAAGCAATTAAAAGATGGACAATTATATTTAACAAAGCAAGACAGGAAGCTATCACAACTGAGCTTATAGATATTATTAATGCAGCAAATGCTATCGAATAA